From Echinicola jeungdonensis, the proteins below share one genomic window:
- the aroC gene encoding chorismate synthase, with protein sequence MGNSFGKVFKISTFGESHGKGLGVIIDGCPAGLPIDEEFIRAELQRRKPGQSKITTQRKEEDECQILSGVFEGKTTGTPISIVILNTDQKSKDYSHIADKFRPSHADYTYYEKYGVRDYRGGGRSSARETAARVAAGAVAKLLLGHFGVKINAFVSQAGQIKLEKPYQELDFSEIEKNIVRCPDPKVAEDMIEYIDEIRKSRDTIGGVVTCVAQEVPPGLGEPVFDRLHAELGKAMLSINAVKGFEFGSGFEGVIMRGSEHNDEFYQEGDRVRTKTNHSGGIQGGISNGEDIYFKVAFKPVATIMKDQQSVNEGGESVTVSGKGRHDPCVVPRAVPIVEAMTALVLADYLLLNRLSKLEPKG encoded by the coding sequence ATGGGGAATTCATTTGGAAAAGTATTTAAGATAAGCACCTTTGGTGAATCTCACGGAAAAGGGCTGGGTGTGATTATCGACGGATGTCCTGCCGGACTTCCTATTGATGAAGAATTTATCCGTGCTGAACTTCAAAGAAGAAAGCCAGGGCAATCAAAAATCACCACACAAAGGAAAGAGGAAGATGAATGTCAGATTCTTTCCGGTGTATTTGAAGGAAAGACAACTGGTACCCCCATATCCATTGTCATATTAAATACTGATCAGAAAAGTAAGGATTATTCCCATATTGCGGACAAATTCCGTCCTTCACATGCTGATTATACATATTATGAAAAATATGGTGTAAGGGATTACCGTGGGGGAGGAAGAAGCAGTGCCAGAGAAACTGCAGCCAGAGTAGCTGCAGGGGCCGTGGCAAAACTTCTGTTGGGGCATTTTGGTGTGAAAATCAATGCTTTTGTAAGCCAGGCAGGGCAAATAAAACTGGAGAAACCCTATCAGGAACTGGATTTTTCAGAAATTGAAAAGAACATTGTTCGTTGCCCGGATCCCAAGGTGGCAGAAGATATGATCGAATATATCGATGAAATTAGAAAAAGCCGGGATACAATTGGTGGGGTGGTTACCTGTGTTGCTCAGGAGGTGCCTCCAGGATTAGGAGAACCAGTATTTGACCGTTTGCATGCAGAATTGGGAAAAGCCATGCTGAGCATCAATGCCGTAAAAGGATTTGAATTTGGGAGCGGCTTTGAGGGTGTTATCATGAGAGGGTCTGAGCATAATGATGAATTCTATCAAGAAGGGGACCGGGTAAGAACAAAAACCAACCATTCCGGAGGTATCCAGGGAGGTATTTCCAATGGAGAAGACATATATTTTAAAGTAGCCTTTAAGCCAGTGGCCACCATTATGAAGGACCAACAAAGTGTTAATGAAGGTGGAGAATCCGTGACAGTTTCAGGTAAGGGAAGACATGATCCTTGCGTGGTTCCCCGAGCAGTTCCTATTGTAGAGGCCATGACGGCTTTGGTATTGGCAGATTATCTTTTGTTAAACAGGTTAAGCAAATTGGAGCCAAAAGGGTAA
- a CDS encoding BatD family protein produces the protein MKRTKLYLNLVFLLSMITTFALGQGVQVELGPSEVGINQTFSIKITISDEKIKSYDQFPEINGFQKQGISQSSSMSVVNGQMNSTNSIVQYYKPLRKGTFILEDFTMQLNGNPVSSPGKEIKVTDPKQASAAQRRSTDSFDDFFGSSDGEEQEFIELDDEAFFSMNVDKEEVYVGEGFNVSLAFFMAETNQAPFDFYEPGKQLEKIVKKIKPTHAWEENFNITNIQPERVRIDGKNWTRFKVYEATFYPFNEGEIQLPDIEWEMIKYKVAKNPTFFGNNRQESYKTFHAKGKTIKVKPLPPHPLKNEVSVGQFRLMENFEEKKVETGEGITYNFAIRGEGNINSINAPQKKNIQKLNTYDPNERQQINRGRGRVTGTKEFEYYLTVNEPGKLPLSNHFEWVYFNTGLERYDTLRPQAILNVVGESKINESISSTRLGGIYDFIELEDNKLLNQRYKYYFSTFINLLLVGAVIMLAIMIMKKR, from the coding sequence ATGAAAAGAACGAAGCTTTACCTCAATCTAGTATTTTTACTTTCTATGATAACCACATTTGCTCTTGGCCAAGGGGTACAGGTGGAATTAGGGCCTAGCGAGGTAGGGATAAATCAAACTTTCAGCATAAAAATAACTATTTCAGATGAAAAAATAAAGTCTTATGACCAGTTTCCGGAAATAAATGGGTTCCAAAAGCAGGGAATTTCCCAATCTTCTTCTATGAGTGTGGTCAATGGCCAAATGAACAGTACCAATAGTATTGTCCAGTACTATAAACCACTGAGGAAAGGGACATTTATTCTTGAGGACTTTACCATGCAGCTCAATGGCAACCCGGTTTCATCTCCTGGGAAAGAAATTAAAGTTACGGATCCCAAACAGGCGTCAGCGGCTCAAAGGAGGTCCACAGACTCCTTTGATGATTTCTTTGGAAGCTCAGACGGGGAAGAGCAGGAATTTATTGAATTGGATGATGAGGCTTTTTTTTCCATGAATGTAGACAAGGAGGAAGTGTACGTTGGCGAGGGATTTAATGTCAGCTTGGCTTTTTTTATGGCAGAAACCAACCAAGCACCATTTGATTTTTATGAGCCAGGTAAACAATTGGAAAAAATTGTCAAAAAAATAAAGCCCACCCATGCATGGGAAGAAAATTTTAACATTACCAATATCCAACCTGAAAGGGTACGGATAGATGGAAAAAACTGGACCAGATTTAAAGTGTATGAGGCTACCTTTTATCCTTTCAATGAAGGTGAAATTCAATTGCCGGATATAGAATGGGAGATGATCAAGTATAAAGTGGCCAAAAATCCCACCTTCTTCGGGAATAATAGGCAGGAAAGTTATAAAACCTTTCATGCCAAGGGGAAAACCATTAAAGTTAAACCATTACCTCCTCACCCATTGAAAAATGAAGTAAGTGTGGGACAATTCAGGTTGATGGAAAATTTTGAAGAGAAAAAGGTGGAAACCGGAGAAGGGATAACCTATAATTTTGCAATCCGCGGTGAAGGTAATATTAACTCCATCAATGCTCCCCAAAAGAAAAATATCCAAAAGCTGAATACTTATGACCCCAATGAGAGGCAGCAAATTAACCGGGGAAGGGGCCGGGTAACCGGGACGAAGGAATTCGAATATTATTTGACGGTCAATGAGCCTGGAAAACTGCCCTTAAGTAACCATTTTGAATGGGTATATTTCAATACCGGTCTGGAAAGGTATGATACCCTAAGGCCCCAAGCCATTTTGAATGTGGTGGGTGAAAGCAAAATTAATGAGTCTATTTCTTCTACCAGGTTAGGTGGAATTTATGATTTCATAGAACTTGAGGACAATAAGCTTTTAAACCAGCGATATAAGTATTATTTTTCGACTTTTATCAATTTGCTATTAGTTGGCGCAGTAATTATGCTGGCCATTATGATCATGAAAAAAAGGTAA
- a CDS encoding 5-formyltetrahydrofolate cyclo-ligase, which yields MDPKARLRKAYKQKRKDLGADQRRKYSHVITNQAFSFLEGKPEVEHMHLFLPIDRLYEINTFPLLDQLLAVGKNVYTSISDFDSGEMKTVKLLEKTLFTKDQWGIPIPDQVELVEKHLIQLVFVPLLAYDLKGNRIGYGKGFYDRFLKELSPLVEKVGLSFFPPEKMIEIESHDISLDSCITPDEIITFS from the coding sequence ATGGATCCAAAGGCTAGGCTCAGAAAAGCATATAAGCAAAAAAGAAAAGATTTAGGGGCAGACCAAAGGCGAAAATATTCCCATGTAATTACCAATCAAGCCTTTAGTTTCCTGGAAGGAAAACCTGAAGTGGAACATATGCATTTGTTTTTACCCATCGACAGGCTCTATGAGATAAATACTTTTCCATTATTGGATCAATTATTGGCCGTGGGGAAGAATGTTTACACCTCCATATCGGATTTTGATAGCGGTGAAATGAAAACCGTTAAATTATTGGAAAAGACCTTGTTTACTAAAGACCAGTGGGGAATACCGATTCCGGATCAGGTAGAATTAGTAGAAAAGCACTTGATCCAATTGGTGTTTGTCCCACTTTTGGCATATGATTTGAAAGGTAATAGAATAGGATATGGAAAGGGTTTTTATGACCGTTTTCTGAAAGAACTTTCGCCCCTAGTGGAAAAAGTAGGTTTGTCATTTTTTCCACCGGAAAAAATGATAGAAATAGAATCCCATGATATATCGCTGGATTCTTGTATTACACCAGATGAGATTATTACATTTTCATAA
- the bshC gene encoding bacillithiol biosynthesis cysteine-adding enzyme BshC has product MLKSTVEPECTGQFSSIFIDYIRKNEKLRPFYCEFPNLENFKKVIKSRNLEVEKRKVLVQSLERQYGNMELTSPVSSNIQALADENTFTVTTGHQLNLFTGPLYFIYKIVSTINLAQKLSEEYTDYRFVPVYWMATEDHDFEEINHFTYEGKKYTWNSKQKGAVGDFVKDEELEALLKELTFVPDFFKKAYLGSRNLAEAVRKYVDHLFGEKGLVILDGNDPALKQIFAPVIKDDILSNKANDLVNEQTAKLEKLGYQSQVFPREINFFYLEKGLRSRIVKKGNEYHIIDTELRFPEDELLRLIEENPEKFSPNVVMRPLYQECVLPNLAYLGGPAEIAYWLQLKLVFDHYKISFPLLLPRNFALIFDVKVQRKMKALELEKADVFENYQDWKKEYVKRNSISDLELEKEHKIISDLFDELGESAAEIDPSLNPSSEAAKVRANKVLDHFGKKLRRAEEKRLEIGLRQMGEIKEILFPGGVAQERKDNFLPYYLENSGFIEELHQNFDPLEFDFIILEKDGSKG; this is encoded by the coding sequence ATGTTGAAATCTACTGTTGAGCCGGAGTGTACCGGGCAATTTTCCAGCATTTTTATAGATTATATCCGAAAAAATGAAAAGCTCCGGCCCTTTTATTGTGAATTTCCAAATCTGGAAAATTTTAAAAAGGTCATTAAAAGTAGAAACCTTGAAGTAGAAAAACGAAAGGTGCTGGTCCAGTCCCTTGAACGCCAATATGGGAATATGGAATTAACTTCTCCGGTCAGTTCCAATATTCAGGCTTTGGCTGATGAAAATACTTTTACTGTTACCACCGGCCATCAATTGAATTTGTTCACAGGCCCGCTTTATTTTATATACAAAATAGTTAGCACCATCAATCTTGCCCAAAAGCTTTCAGAAGAATATACGGATTACCGATTTGTGCCGGTTTATTGGATGGCTACTGAAGACCATGATTTTGAGGAAATCAATCATTTTACTTACGAGGGGAAAAAATATACCTGGAACAGCAAGCAAAAAGGAGCTGTAGGAGATTTTGTAAAAGATGAGGAATTGGAAGCCCTCCTAAAGGAGCTGACTTTTGTTCCTGATTTTTTCAAAAAAGCTTATTTGGGATCCAGGAACTTGGCTGAAGCTGTTAGAAAATACGTAGATCATCTTTTTGGAGAAAAGGGATTGGTTATCCTGGATGGAAATGACCCTGCTTTGAAGCAAATCTTTGCCCCTGTAATAAAGGATGACATTCTATCCAATAAGGCAAATGATTTGGTGAATGAACAAACCGCCAAATTGGAAAAGTTGGGGTACCAAAGCCAGGTTTTTCCAAGGGAAATTAACTTTTTCTACCTGGAAAAAGGTTTAAGGTCTCGGATTGTTAAAAAAGGTAATGAATATCATATAATAGATACTGAACTGAGGTTTCCAGAGGATGAATTGTTAAGGTTGATTGAGGAAAATCCTGAGAAATTTAGTCCAAATGTAGTCATGCGGCCCCTTTATCAGGAGTGCGTGTTGCCCAATTTGGCCTATTTAGGAGGTCCAGCAGAAATTGCTTATTGGTTGCAATTAAAATTGGTGTTTGACCATTATAAAATCAGTTTCCCTTTACTTTTACCCAGAAATTTTGCCTTGATCTTTGATGTAAAGGTGCAGCGGAAAATGAAAGCTTTGGAATTGGAGAAAGCGGATGTGTTTGAAAATTATCAGGATTGGAAAAAAGAATATGTCAAAAGGAACTCTATTTCAGATTTAGAGTTGGAGAAAGAGCATAAAATCATTTCAGACCTTTTTGATGAACTGGGCGAGAGTGCAGCGGAAATTGATCCTTCCTTGAATCCATCATCAGAGGCTGCTAAGGTCAGGGCCAACAAAGTTTTGGATCATTTTGGTAAAAAACTCAGAAGGGCGGAGGAAAAACGTTTGGAAATAGGCCTAAGACAAATGGGTGAAATTAAGGAAATCTTATTCCCGGGTGGGGTAGCTCAAGAACGTAAAGATAATTTTCTTCCTTACTACCTTGAAAATTCTGGATTTATCGAAGAACTTCATCAAAACTTTGACCCATTGGAATTTGATTTTATTATTTTAGAAAAGGATGGATCCAAAGGCTAG